In Cryptomeria japonica chromosome 10, Sugi_1.0, whole genome shotgun sequence, a genomic segment contains:
- the LOC131047653 gene encoding putative clathrin assembly protein At4g40080, with protein sequence MSQVRIPEGTTEMKLRRLVGILKDKAAVSRAVANSQFASLHVAILRATSHEEAPPNEKHVAAILAAGGCSSRLRASRCVAELMERLTKTRNWAVALKCLILVHRILREGSFIFQDQLSLYPFRGGRNYLNLSNFRDPSSAVTWEVSNWIRSYATYMDQWLSTCRVLGAFFGRSLEPCMATGLPNAELATELAALRDLLAAACECCQPLAPGNSVVLGALGVVLADTWELQEEVLHRLEEVRERMVGLSPGEAVEFLPVVEALAAQEDIFGGLLRVDLAGIGCLQATVRAKGLSAKVRDSLRAVSEFKPLVTRIKLGWSRDNFSQSARFVRDSANGFHSGSARSQGVILERVASDHWIYDGNESLI encoded by the coding sequence ATGTCGCAGGTTCGAATCCCGGAAGGCACAACGGAAATGAAGCTGAGGAGACTGGTGGGCATTCTCAAGGACAAAGCCGCAGTAAGCAGGGCCGTTGCAAACTCCCAATTCGCATCGCTCCACGTAGCGATCTTGAGAGCCACGAGCCACGAGGAGGCGCCGCCGAATGAGAAACACGTGGCGGCGATACTGGCGGCGGGAGGGTGCAGCTCTCGGCTGCGCGCATCGAGGTGCGTGGCGGAGCTCATGGAGCGCCTCACAAAGACGCGAAACTGGGCGGTGGCGCTCAAGTGCCTTATACTGGTTCACAGGATCCTCAGAGAGGGGTCTTTCATTTTTCAAGACCAGCTCAGCCTTTACCCCTTTCGTGGGGGTCGGAATTACCTCAATCTCTCGAATTTCAGGGACCCCTCGAGCGCAGTCACATGGGAGGTCTCGAATTGGATCAGGTCCTATGCGACCTACATGGACCAGTGGCTCTCCACCTGTCGTGTCCTCGGGGCCTTCTTCGGCCGCAGCCTGGAGCCCTGTATGGCCACTGGACTCCCGAATGCTGAGCTGGCGACGGAACTGGCGGCGCTGAGGGATTTGCTGGCGGCGGCCTGCGAGTGTTGCCAGCCTCTCGCGCCGGGAAACTCTGTGGTGTTGGGGGCTCTCGGGGTTGTGCTCGCCGACACGTGGGAGTTACAGGAGGAAGTTTTGCACAGGCTAGAGGAGGTACGGGAGCGAATGGTGGGGCTGTCACCGGGAGAAGCGGTGGAGTTTCTGCCGGTTGTGGAGGCGCTGGCGGCGCAGGAAGATATTTTTGGGGGCTTGTTAAGGGTGGACTTGGCCGGAATCGGTTGTCTCCAAGCGACCGTGCGGGCCAAGGGTTTATCGGCCAAGGTTAGGGATAGTCTCAGGGCTGTTTCCGAATTTAAGCCCCTGGTCACGCGGATTAAGTTGGGATGGTCGCGGGATAATTTCTCGCAGTCTGCTAGGTTTGTTAGGGATAGTGCTAATGGATTTCACAGCGGCTCTGCGAGATCTCAAGGCGTAATTTTGGAGAGGGTTGCCAGCGATCATTGGATTTATGATGGAAATGAATCGTTGATTTGA